From Quercus lobata isolate SW786 chromosome 1, ValleyOak3.0 Primary Assembly, whole genome shotgun sequence, one genomic window encodes:
- the LOC115989227 gene encoding elongation factor 1-alpha-like, giving the protein MGKEKVHINIVVIGHVDSGKSTTTGHLIYKLGGIDKRVIERFEKEAAEMNKRSFKYAWVLDKLKAERERGITIDIALWKFETTRYYCTVIDAPGHRDFIKNMITGTSQADCAVLIIDSTTGGFEAGISKDGQTREHALLAFTLGVKQMICCCNKMDATTPKYSKARYDEIIKEVSSYLKKVGYNPDKIPFVPISGFEGDNMIERSTNLDWYKGPTLLEALDQISEPKRPSDKPLRLPLQDVYKIGGIGTVPVGRVETGIIKPGMVVTFGPTGLTTEVKSVEMHHEALLEALPGDNVGFNVKNVAVKDLKRGFVASNSKDDPAREAANFTSQVIIMNHPGQIGNGYAPVLDCHTSHIAVKFAELVTKIDRRSGKEIEKEPKFLKNGDAGMVKMIPTKPMVVETFSEYPPLGRFAVRDMRQTVAVGVIKSVEKKDPSGAKVTKSAAKKK; this is encoded by the exons ATGGGTAAAGAGAAGGTTCACATCAACATTGTGGTCATTGGCCATGTTGACTCTGGAAAGTCGACCACCACTGGACACTTGATCTACAAGCTTGGAGGTATTGACAAGCGTGTTATTGAGAGGTTTGAGAAGGAGGCTGCTGAGATGAACAAGAGGTCGTTCAAGTATGCCTGGGTGTTGGACAAGCTCAAGGCTGAGCGTGAGCGTGGTATTACCATTGATATTGCCTTGTGGAAGTTTGAGACCACCAGATACTACTGCACAGTCATTGATGCTCCTGGACATCGTGACTTTATTAAGAACATGATTACTGGTACCTCACAGGCTGACTGTGCCGTCCTCATTATTGACTCCACCACTGGAGGTTTTGAAGCTGGTATTTCTAAGGATGGTCAGACCCGTGAGCATGCCTTGCTTGCATTTACCCTTGGTGTTAAGCAGATGATTTGCTGCTGTAACAAG ATGGATGCCACAACCCCAAAGTACTCTAAGGCCAGGTACGATGAAATTATTAAGGAAGTCTCATCCTATTTGAAGAAGGTTGGTTACAACCCTGACAAGATCCCCTTTGTCCCCATTTCTGGTTTTGAGGGTGACAACATGATTGAGAGGTCTACCAACCTTGACTGGTACAAGGGCCCTACTCTACTCGAGGCTCTTGACCAGATTTCTGAGCCCAAGAGGCCCTCAGACAAGCCCCTCCGTCTTCCACTTCAGGATGTCTACAAGATTGGTGGTATTGGAACTGTCCCAGTTGGAAGAGTTGAGACTGGTATCATCAAGCCTGGTATGGTTGTGACATTTGGCCCTACTGGATTGACAACTGAAGTTAAGTCTGTGGAGATGCACCATGAAGCTCTCCTGGAGGCCCTTCCCGGTGACAATGTTGGCTTCAACGTGAAGAATGTTGCTGTGAAGGATCTCAAGCGTGGTTTTGTTGCTTCCAACTCCAAGGATGATCCTGCCAGGGAGGCTGCTAACTTCACCTCCCAGGTCATCATCATGAACCACCCTGGTCAGATTGGCAATGGCTATGCTCCTGTCCTTGACTGTCACACCTCCCACATTGCTGTTAAGTTTGCTGAGCTTGTGACCAAGATTGACAGGCGATCTGGTAAGGAGATTGAGAAGGAGCCAAAGTTTTTGAAGAACGGAGATGCTGGGATGGTGAAGATGATTCCCACCAAGCCCATGGTTGTTGAGACTTTCTCTGAGTACCCACCTCTTGGTCGTTTTGCTGTGAGGGACATGCGTCAGACCGTGGCTGTTGGTGTCATCAAGAGTGTCGAGAAGAAGGATCCTTCTGGTGCCAAGGTCACCAAGTCCGCTGcaaagaaaaagtga